TAAGACCTCTGCAGCTTATGCGCTCGCATCTGATATGGGCTGGGAGGTTATAGAGCTGAATGCTTCAGACCAGAGGAATGAGGGAGTGATAAAGAGCATTGTGGGTCATGCTTCCCGGAGTAACACGTTCAGCAGAAGGACACGACTGATCATTCTGGACGAAGCGGACAACCTGCATGGTAAGGAAGACCGTGGAGGAACAAGAGCGATAACAGAGATAGTAAAGAAGAGTTCACAGCCTGTTATCCTGATTGCAAACGATTTATACAGGATGGGTAAAGCATTACAGCGAAATTGCAGACTGATTCGTTTTCAAAGGCTAAGACCAGAACGAATCTATCGTGTGCTCCGCAAAATATGCATCAGAGAGGGTATAGATGTGGAAGATAATGTATTGTATATCCTGGCAAGCAATGCAAATGGTGATTTGAGGTCAGCGATTAACGACTTACAGGCACTCTCACTCTCTATATCATCAGGTGGTGAAAGAGTAGAAGAGGCGGATATAGTAACGGGCGAGCGAGACGCTAATGAGACTATATTTGAAGTTCTGAGGAAGATATACTCACCTGTGACTGTGACGGACATCCGGGAAGCTATCGCATCGCTATATTCACTTGATAAGACGCCAGAGGAGAGTATAAGCTGGGTCTACGAGAACCTGCCGAGCGAGCTGATGGAAGATGCAGATATATTGCATGCCCTGCGTTACCTCAGTAGAGCGGATATCTTTTTAGGCAGGACACGCAATCGTGAGAACTTCAAATTCTGGCGTTATGCTTCCAGCCTGATGGTTTGTGGCGTATCCTTTATGCGCTACCCCCGTATTCGTTTCAGGTCGCCCTGGCAGCGAGGAGTTCGGGCTGCGGATAGGAGACATGAACCGATAACAGATGAGATAGCAGCGAAGATAAGTGCCTACTGCAAAGTCCCGCAGAGCTATGCCAGGTTTTATATACTCCCGTTTATGAAGTTCTTCTTCAAAAACCACCAGAAAGCGGTTACTATAACGCAGTTACTGCGGCTGGACATACCACAGATCGCGTTCTTGACCAACGATACCAAAATAGCGAAGCGCGTGTACCAGGATTCCATAACCCTAACAAAGGGAGATGGATATGATAAGCATAAGCATATCGGTGAGATAAGCGAAGCGAATGTAGAAACGTCAGTAAAAGTAAAAGTAGAAGAAGAAAGAGTAGAAAAAGTACTAAAGGAAGAAAAAGAAGAAGAGGTAAGGGCGGAGGGAGATACAAAACAGAGATCTTTGACCGATTTCTTATCCTTATGATGTATGGGGTCGTGGTGATGTTGAATGAGGGCATATAAAGATAAGTTGAAGGAGACAGGAGCGCTAATAGAGATTAAGCACAGTGTGTCATCGCGCTACGAAGCTGCATCTATCGGACTGAAATATAAGGATAAGCCTGTATTCTTCCATGCTGTTGATGGCATCCACAGGGTCATAATGAATGCGGTGTGCAGTAGAGAGGTGCTGGCGGATTTGCTTGGCACAACACCTTATAATATCGCACCCTACCTCGCTGGATTACCGGAGAGCGGTGAAGGGGGTGAAGTGAGGATAATAGAGGATTCAGGGACGAAGGAGGAGA
The Methanophagales archaeon genome window above contains:
- a CDS encoding replication factor C large subunit; its protein translation is MTQISSSGEWTEKYRPAKLSEVVGNDKAIGELRAWAEAINIGTESAKVKRAAILHGPPGCGKTSAAYALASDMGWEVIELNASDQRNEGVIKSIVGHASRSNTFSRRTRLIILDEADNLHGKEDRGGTRAITEIVKKSSQPVILIANDLYRMGKALQRNCRLIRFQRLRPERIYRVLRKICIREGIDVEDNVLYILASNANGDLRSAINDLQALSLSISSGGERVEEADIVTGERDANETIFEVLRKIYSPVTVTDIREAIASLYSLDKTPEESISWVYENLPSELMEDADILHALRYLSRADIFLGRTRNRENFKFWRYASSLMVCGVSFMRYPRIRFRSPWQRGVRAADRRHEPITDEIAAKISAYCKVPQSYARFYILPFMKFFFKNHQKAVTITQLLRLDIPQIAFLTNDTKIAKRVYQDSITLTKGDGYDKHKHIGEISEANVETSVKVKVEEERVEKVLKEEKEEEVRAEGDTKQRSLTDFLSL